Proteins found in one Primulina eburnea isolate SZY01 chromosome 16, ASM2296580v1, whole genome shotgun sequence genomic segment:
- the LOC140816359 gene encoding uncharacterized protein isoform X3, which translates to MALGPASPPRFAEDTLQRVCSSLDHAQSSSSGYLACYGRNLDEKCATLVHSQKKESFYNVEGGLMLLLKSCLELDRENYVSILSGHVDHIQSSDSEDVGWGCGWRNIQMLCSHLLSQRQEASDVLFGGSGFIPDIASLQRWLELAWEKGFDAPGSDDFDKKVFGKCDWIGTTECATLFRSFGLRAGLVDFCDKDLGLDSSGCLTSGIGGTNKSVDKRKYAQVYGPMDIFLSEGKIDLSLSVNSMNSVNGSSKHFNVSSHKVVEWVWNYFSGNKVNKPGNLSVILSEKAPLYFQHHGHSRTIVGIQATHQRTGMQQYNLLIFDPSEKTRALEKSLRANLGWQKLIKRGAHTLKKQQYQLCFVDNGISHGEELERLKTLHSIRHNL; encoded by the exons ATGGCTCTCGGTCCAGCTAGTCCACCCCGATTT GCTGAAGATACCTTGCAACGTGTTTGTAGTTCTTTGGATCACGCTCAGAGCAGTTCTTCTGGGTATCTCGCATGTTATGGGAGGAATTTGGATGAAAAATGTGCTACTTTAGTTCACTCACAGAAGAAGGAATCGTTTTATAATGTTGAAGGTGGTTTGATGTTGTTACTGAAAAGCTGTTTAGAACTAGATAGAGAAAACTATGTGAGTATATTGTCGGGGCATGTTGATCATATTCAAAGTTCCGACTCAGAGGATGTTGGATGGGGGTGTGGGTGGCGTAATATCCAGATGCTTTGTTCGCACTTGCTCAgtcaaagacaagaagcaaGTGATGTCTTGTTTGGTGGTTCTGGATTTATACCTGATATTGCATCACTTCAAAGATGGCTAGAACTTGCTTGGGAAAAAGGCTTTGATGCACCCGGCTCAGATGACTTTGATAAAAAAGTCTTTGGCAAGTGTGATTGGATTGGAACTACAGAATGTGCCACACTTTTCCGTTCCTTTGGTCTGCGCGCCGGCTTAGTGGATTTTTGTGATAAAGATTTAGGGTTAGATTCTTCTGGTTGCTTAACCTCTGGTATTGGAGGAACAAATAAAAGTGTTGACAAGAGGAAATATGCACAGGTTTATGGACCGATGGACATCTTTCTGTCGGAGGGAAAAATAGATTTGTCGCTCTCAGTTAACTCAATGAACTCAGTGAATGGAAGCTCTAAACATTTTAATGTTTCATCTCACAAGGTTGTTGAGTGGGTGTGGAATTACTTTTCTGGCAACAAGGTCAACAAACCAGGCAATCTCAGTGTTATTCTTAGCGAGAAAGC GCCATTGTATTTTCAACATCATGGCCACTCGAGAACAATTGTTGGCATTCAAGCTACACATCAACGGACTGGGATGCAGCAATACAACTTGTTAATTTTTGACCCATCTGAA AAAACCAGAGCTCTGGAAAAATCTCTCAGAGCAAATCTTGGATGGCAAAAATTAATAAAGAGAGGTGCCCACACTTTAAAGAAGCAGCAGTACCAG TTGTGCTTTGTTGATAATGGAATTTCGCATGGGGAAGAGTTGGAAAGGCTGAAGACCTTGCACAGCATTCGTCACAATTTATAG
- the LOC140816359 gene encoding uncharacterized protein isoform X1 — MEFSSCPVCQLTVPSSEIERHANEHFADEDYATDFEIGQQMALGPASPPRFAEDTLQRVCSSLDHAQSSSSGYLACYGRNLDEKCATLVHSQKKESFYNVEGGLMLLLKSCLELDRENYVSILSGHVDHIQSSDSEDVGWGCGWRNIQMLCSHLLSQRQEASDVLFGGSGFIPDIASLQRWLELAWEKGFDAPGSDDFDKKVFGKCDWIGTTECATLFRSFGLRAGLVDFCDKDLGLDSSGCLTSGIGGTNKSVDKRKYAQVYGPMDIFLSEGKIDLSLSVNSMNSVNGSSKHFNVSSHKVVEWVWNYFSGNKVNKPGNLSVILSEKAPLYFQHHGHSRTIVGIQATHQRTGMQQYNLLIFDPSEKTRALEKSLRANLGWQKLIKRGAHTLKKQQYQLCFVDNGISHGEELERLKTLHSIRHNL; from the exons ATGGAGTTTTCTTCTTGCCCTGTTTGTCAGCTGACTGTTCCATCTTCTGAAATCGAGAG GCATGCGAATGAACATTTTGCTGATGAAGATTACGCCACAGATTTCGAAATCGGGCAACAGATGGCTCTCGGTCCAGCTAGTCCACCCCGATTT GCTGAAGATACCTTGCAACGTGTTTGTAGTTCTTTGGATCACGCTCAGAGCAGTTCTTCTGGGTATCTCGCATGTTATGGGAGGAATTTGGATGAAAAATGTGCTACTTTAGTTCACTCACAGAAGAAGGAATCGTTTTATAATGTTGAAGGTGGTTTGATGTTGTTACTGAAAAGCTGTTTAGAACTAGATAGAGAAAACTATGTGAGTATATTGTCGGGGCATGTTGATCATATTCAAAGTTCCGACTCAGAGGATGTTGGATGGGGGTGTGGGTGGCGTAATATCCAGATGCTTTGTTCGCACTTGCTCAgtcaaagacaagaagcaaGTGATGTCTTGTTTGGTGGTTCTGGATTTATACCTGATATTGCATCACTTCAAAGATGGCTAGAACTTGCTTGGGAAAAAGGCTTTGATGCACCCGGCTCAGATGACTTTGATAAAAAAGTCTTTGGCAAGTGTGATTGGATTGGAACTACAGAATGTGCCACACTTTTCCGTTCCTTTGGTCTGCGCGCCGGCTTAGTGGATTTTTGTGATAAAGATTTAGGGTTAGATTCTTCTGGTTGCTTAACCTCTGGTATTGGAGGAACAAATAAAAGTGTTGACAAGAGGAAATATGCACAGGTTTATGGACCGATGGACATCTTTCTGTCGGAGGGAAAAATAGATTTGTCGCTCTCAGTTAACTCAATGAACTCAGTGAATGGAAGCTCTAAACATTTTAATGTTTCATCTCACAAGGTTGTTGAGTGGGTGTGGAATTACTTTTCTGGCAACAAGGTCAACAAACCAGGCAATCTCAGTGTTATTCTTAGCGAGAAAGC GCCATTGTATTTTCAACATCATGGCCACTCGAGAACAATTGTTGGCATTCAAGCTACACATCAACGGACTGGGATGCAGCAATACAACTTGTTAATTTTTGACCCATCTGAA AAAACCAGAGCTCTGGAAAAATCTCTCAGAGCAAATCTTGGATGGCAAAAATTAATAAAGAGAGGTGCCCACACTTTAAAGAAGCAGCAGTACCAG TTGTGCTTTGTTGATAATGGAATTTCGCATGGGGAAGAGTTGGAAAGGCTGAAGACCTTGCACAGCATTCGTCACAATTTATAG
- the LOC140816359 gene encoding uncharacterized protein isoform X2, whose protein sequence is MGIVELEHKAVDKAEDTLQRVCSSLDHAQSSSSGYLACYGRNLDEKCATLVHSQKKESFYNVEGGLMLLLKSCLELDRENYVSILSGHVDHIQSSDSEDVGWGCGWRNIQMLCSHLLSQRQEASDVLFGGSGFIPDIASLQRWLELAWEKGFDAPGSDDFDKKVFGKCDWIGTTECATLFRSFGLRAGLVDFCDKDLGLDSSGCLTSGIGGTNKSVDKRKYAQVYGPMDIFLSEGKIDLSLSVNSMNSVNGSSKHFNVSSHKVVEWVWNYFSGNKVNKPGNLSVILSEKAPLYFQHHGHSRTIVGIQATHQRTGMQQYNLLIFDPSEKTRALEKSLRANLGWQKLIKRGAHTLKKQQYQLCFVDNGISHGEELERLKTLHSIRHNL, encoded by the exons ATGGGTATCGTAGAGCTTGAGCACAAGGCAGTGGACAAA GCTGAAGATACCTTGCAACGTGTTTGTAGTTCTTTGGATCACGCTCAGAGCAGTTCTTCTGGGTATCTCGCATGTTATGGGAGGAATTTGGATGAAAAATGTGCTACTTTAGTTCACTCACAGAAGAAGGAATCGTTTTATAATGTTGAAGGTGGTTTGATGTTGTTACTGAAAAGCTGTTTAGAACTAGATAGAGAAAACTATGTGAGTATATTGTCGGGGCATGTTGATCATATTCAAAGTTCCGACTCAGAGGATGTTGGATGGGGGTGTGGGTGGCGTAATATCCAGATGCTTTGTTCGCACTTGCTCAgtcaaagacaagaagcaaGTGATGTCTTGTTTGGTGGTTCTGGATTTATACCTGATATTGCATCACTTCAAAGATGGCTAGAACTTGCTTGGGAAAAAGGCTTTGATGCACCCGGCTCAGATGACTTTGATAAAAAAGTCTTTGGCAAGTGTGATTGGATTGGAACTACAGAATGTGCCACACTTTTCCGTTCCTTTGGTCTGCGCGCCGGCTTAGTGGATTTTTGTGATAAAGATTTAGGGTTAGATTCTTCTGGTTGCTTAACCTCTGGTATTGGAGGAACAAATAAAAGTGTTGACAAGAGGAAATATGCACAGGTTTATGGACCGATGGACATCTTTCTGTCGGAGGGAAAAATAGATTTGTCGCTCTCAGTTAACTCAATGAACTCAGTGAATGGAAGCTCTAAACATTTTAATGTTTCATCTCACAAGGTTGTTGAGTGGGTGTGGAATTACTTTTCTGGCAACAAGGTCAACAAACCAGGCAATCTCAGTGTTATTCTTAGCGAGAAAGC GCCATTGTATTTTCAACATCATGGCCACTCGAGAACAATTGTTGGCATTCAAGCTACACATCAACGGACTGGGATGCAGCAATACAACTTGTTAATTTTTGACCCATCTGAA AAAACCAGAGCTCTGGAAAAATCTCTCAGAGCAAATCTTGGATGGCAAAAATTAATAAAGAGAGGTGCCCACACTTTAAAGAAGCAGCAGTACCAG TTGTGCTTTGTTGATAATGGAATTTCGCATGGGGAAGAGTTGGAAAGGCTGAAGACCTTGCACAGCATTCGTCACAATTTATAG
- the LOC140816359 gene encoding uncharacterized protein isoform X4 codes for MEFSSCPVCQLTVPSSEIERHANEHFADEDYATDFEIGQQMALGPASPPRFAEDTLQRVCSSLDHAQSSSSGYLACYGRNLDEKCATLVHSQKKESFYNVEGGLMLLLKSCLELDRENYVSILSGHVDHIQSSDSEDVGWGCGWRNIQMLCSHLLSQRQEASDVLFGGSGFIPDIASLQRWLELAWEKGFDAPGSDDFDKKVFGKCDWIGTTECATLFRSFGLRAGLVDFCDKDLGLDSSGCLTSGIGGTNKSVDKRKYAQVYGPMDIFLSEGKIDLSLSVNSMNSVNGSSKHFNVSSHKVVEWVWNYFSGNKVNKPGNLSVILSEKAPLYFQHHGHSRTIVGIQATHQRTGMQQYNLLIFDPSESQMSAANYWNL; via the exons ATGGAGTTTTCTTCTTGCCCTGTTTGTCAGCTGACTGTTCCATCTTCTGAAATCGAGAG GCATGCGAATGAACATTTTGCTGATGAAGATTACGCCACAGATTTCGAAATCGGGCAACAGATGGCTCTCGGTCCAGCTAGTCCACCCCGATTT GCTGAAGATACCTTGCAACGTGTTTGTAGTTCTTTGGATCACGCTCAGAGCAGTTCTTCTGGGTATCTCGCATGTTATGGGAGGAATTTGGATGAAAAATGTGCTACTTTAGTTCACTCACAGAAGAAGGAATCGTTTTATAATGTTGAAGGTGGTTTGATGTTGTTACTGAAAAGCTGTTTAGAACTAGATAGAGAAAACTATGTGAGTATATTGTCGGGGCATGTTGATCATATTCAAAGTTCCGACTCAGAGGATGTTGGATGGGGGTGTGGGTGGCGTAATATCCAGATGCTTTGTTCGCACTTGCTCAgtcaaagacaagaagcaaGTGATGTCTTGTTTGGTGGTTCTGGATTTATACCTGATATTGCATCACTTCAAAGATGGCTAGAACTTGCTTGGGAAAAAGGCTTTGATGCACCCGGCTCAGATGACTTTGATAAAAAAGTCTTTGGCAAGTGTGATTGGATTGGAACTACAGAATGTGCCACACTTTTCCGTTCCTTTGGTCTGCGCGCCGGCTTAGTGGATTTTTGTGATAAAGATTTAGGGTTAGATTCTTCTGGTTGCTTAACCTCTGGTATTGGAGGAACAAATAAAAGTGTTGACAAGAGGAAATATGCACAGGTTTATGGACCGATGGACATCTTTCTGTCGGAGGGAAAAATAGATTTGTCGCTCTCAGTTAACTCAATGAACTCAGTGAATGGAAGCTCTAAACATTTTAATGTTTCATCTCACAAGGTTGTTGAGTGGGTGTGGAATTACTTTTCTGGCAACAAGGTCAACAAACCAGGCAATCTCAGTGTTATTCTTAGCGAGAAAGC GCCATTGTATTTTCAACATCATGGCCACTCGAGAACAATTGTTGGCATTCAAGCTACACATCAACGGACTGGGATGCAGCAATACAACTTGTTAATTTTTGACCCATCTGAA TCTCAAATGTCTGCTGCTAATTACTGGAACTTGTG A